Below is a window of Shewanella khirikhana DNA.
GGTATATTTTTCCCCAGGGTAATATCGCGGCGAACATGCCAAACGCCCTGCTCATCACGCTGTGGATGACTGATGCCACAGCCGCCGCGACAAAGCTTTTTGTCTCTTTTTTCTGTCGTTAGCAAAGGGTCATCATCAAAAGTAATGTCGTCAATATAATAAGTCCCTTTATTAGGCTCTATAACATGCATGTGGATGTGCTGCGGAATATCTCGCCCTACGTAAGCAGCTGGGCGTATAGTCTCGAGCTGATAACGTCCATTTGCGTCGGTTTGCGCCCAGCCCCTCAGGCCACCGTGCTGAGTCGAGCCTTTGGGGTAAGCGCCTCTGGCATCAGTTTGATAGGCGTACACTATGATACCCTGGGCCTGGCTGCCATCAGCGCTGTGTACTGAACCACGAACGACAAGTAAGCTGCCCTGCTCCCCCACAGGCGCTATTCGCCCGCTGCTTGTCAGCGACGCTGGCATATCTACAAAAACCAACTCACATCCCTGACACGGACCACCAATAACCGGAACAGGCTCCTGTGCAGCGATATTCCCGCCCCAAAATAACAAAACACCAGCCAGTAACTTAATGTTAGCCATAATAACCTCTTGATTGGAATAATTCATTTCTTGTCAAATGTCATTTTATACAAAGTCCTGTCCCTTCTGATAAAGTGATGATATAAGGCAGCCAAAATATGACCCACAATTAATATCCACAAAACCCACTCACCCAAAACGTAATGAATATGCTCTGCAGGGTCTCCCAACTGCTCCAGCGTTATACCAAACAAATTAAAAGCCTCGACATTTTTAAAAACGTCCATATCAAACAGAAAGAAATACTCGATAACACCTCTGCCACTCGACAAGTAACTAGCAATCGACAAATATCCGGTAACCGGCATAACCACTATGGATATGTACAAAACAAAATGCATAATACGCGCGGCTATATTTTCTATTAGGCTGCGAGACTCATTAGTT
It encodes the following:
- a CDS encoding cytochrome b — translated: MQIKNTDKSYGTIAKWLHWGTAILLLISYSSIYYRNWLAESDPEKWAANQIHFSVGITILVVVTLRIIWRLLNPLPTNESRSLIENIAARIMHFVLYISIVVMPVTGYLSIASYLSSGRGVIEYFFLFDMDVFKNVEAFNLFGITLEQLGDPAEHIHYVLGEWVLWILIVGHILAALYHHFIRRDRTLYKMTFDKK